TCGGCCGCCCACGGCGGATCGGTGTTGTACTCCGACACCGGCGTCACGGACAGCCACGGGTTGTGCGACGCGACCTGCCACAGTGTCTGGAGGTCGTAGAGCTCACACGGATAGCGGGCGCCGAAGAACAGATGCACCCGCGGGTTCACGGCCTTGCGGGTGAGATCCATGATCAGCGTCCGCAGCGGCGCGAGGCCGGTGCCCCCCGCGACCATCAATACGTCGCCGTCGTCGCGGTCGATGTGCATCCCGCCGTGTGGGTTCGATATCCGCCACCGGTCACCCGGCCTCGTCTCGGCGACGATCGCCGGACTCACCATGCCGCCCGGCACCGAGCGGACGTGGAACTCGATGCCCCCGCCGCGGTCGGCGGGGATGGACGGACTCAGATAGCGCCACCGCCGCGGCCACTGCGGGACCTGGACGGTGACGTACTGGCCGGGGTGGTAGTACAGCGGACGGTCCAGTTGCAACCGGATCACCGAGACGTCCCGGGTGGCGCGGATCAGTTCGATCACCGTGCCGTCGCAAAAGGGCGGGCCCTTCTCGGCGTCGGCTGCCCCGCGCATCACCCCGACGAGCAGTGCCACCGCGTCGTGGGTGGCCTCGGCGAGCCTGTCGTCCCACTGTTCGATCAGCTGGGTGCGCAGCGTCGTCAGCAGCGCGTCCTGCAGGCTGTCGTAATGCCGTTGTGTCACACCATATTTGCGATGGTCGCGGCCCAGCTGCGCGAGGAACGCCACAGGCTCCTGGGCCCGCTGGTCGACGAGTTCGCCGAACAGCCAGGTCACCGCCTTGGCGAAGGCTTTTCGCTGAGCCGTCATGTCCGGGGGGAACAGGTCGCGGACCGACATGTCGATGGCGA
The sequence above is drawn from the Mycobacterium gallinarum genome and encodes:
- a CDS encoding FAD-binding oxidoreductase; its protein translation is MGLDDRDALRILRDTVDPAFGSDELIRRFYTRWFAIDMSVRDLFPPDMTAQRKAFAKAVTWLFGELVDQRAQEPVAFLAQLGRDHRKYGVTQRHYDSLQDALLTTLRTQLIEQWDDRLAEATHDAVALLVGVMRGAADAEKGPPFCDGTVIELIRATRDVSVIRLQLDRPLYYHPGQYVTVQVPQWPRRWRYLSPSIPADRGGGIEFHVRSVPGGMVSPAIVAETRPGDRWRISNPHGGMHIDRDDGDVLMVAGGTGLAPLRTLIMDLTRKAVNPRVHLFFGARYPCELYDLQTLWQVASHNPWLSVTPVSEYNTDPPWAADFPDVQPPRGLHVRQTGTLPAVVTRYGSWSDRQILICGSPEMVEATKAALLAKGAPAERIQHDPHA